The genomic segment ATTTGGTTGAGTTGTAGTTTCTGTCTGGTTTTTGGCAGTTCACACTCTGTTAGACTTTAAGTCAATTTTAAGTAGGATTTCCGAATTTTATGCTTATTAGCACCTTTTAGGGTGGAGAAGGATTTGGATTTTACATAAACCCCTTTTGAATTCAATAGAGTTCGGCAAGAGAgagtaaaataaattgtttactTGATAAACAAGTATTTTGGATAAATTTTTATACCTTTCATGAAACATAAATCTCAGAATAAGATTGACCCCTGTCTGTGCTCTGAAGGTTTTCCATGCTGGCCTTGTATTTGTTTTCACTcggaattttctttctttttagagaGGGTGAGGGGTGTTTAAGGGTGGTGGTTAGAATCTACCAATTAGGAAGCATGTTGCTGTCACAAGCCATGATATGAATTGGGTGTGGATAAAGTTCTTGCTGCAATTTGGCATTATTATTGTTGCCAGCTCTCCAAATTGGCAATGCCTTGGTGCTTTTTCACGTCTCTTTCACAGTTTCACTGTTGTTGTAAATCATGGAGTGCTGCCATTCAGTAACTGGATACTGGATAGCAGTCCCTTCCACAGTTTCACTGTTGTTGTAAACCATGGAGTGCTGCTTTCAGTAACTTAACTGGATTGCTACAAAAGAATGCTTTTAGGGTGAGGTTGAGGCCGCTCAGCATTGCATTGTTGATGGAGACTGAGGATGAAAGTAATGGCTTGTGGAGatgaagaaagttgaaaaaaagtgACAAGTTTTCTGATAAATGACAGTTCCTTATCCatacttaaattaaaatcttaaaaaatcagGAGCCAAATCATTAAGCCAAAGAGCAGTCACTTGCAATGGCTTTTCTTAACCTAATAGAGTATAATCACTTAACAATAATTAGTTACTTGTACATCTTCAAATTCATACCAACATTTCAAACCCTCATCTATTTAAACTTAATTCACATAATTCTACTTATTATGATGTTTTTAGAAAGATAAAGGTATTGTTATTGatagattttcaaaaaatataatgaaatgaaTTATACAAAATGCTATGGATCACCTCCAGAAAAAAAGCTTCTTACATCCTTcccttaattaataatatctacCTTGTTTATCAttaaatccttatttttttcattattattaattataaaataattaataatatttacctGATTATttccttaacattttttttaaaaataaattttaatattcttcAATATCTCAATTTAAGCATGTCAATTTCTCTTAACTATGTTTAGATAATTCTTatacattatattatatatataaaaaagaatgttgcAGGCTAATCatcacaaataaatttattaaactataATTAACATTGAATGACAAATATTTTAGATAACAAAAAGTGCAGAATATGTGACATATCTTATTTGTGctaataatacattaaaatcaatgagttataagaaaatgaaagaagtaAGAATCATCAATTATTAGCATATCTTTTTCAGGGCATCAACACTTAAAAATGAGAGAGACTATTATAGATaacaaaaacatctaaaaataatttatttttatattgttttgaatataatCTAGTACGATGAGTCAATCCACTAAGTTGTCAATTCAGAATTTAATTCGATTTGAGTTgagtttataaaaattaatttggttaaatgtagttgatttggttaaaatttaaagaaaacaatctactttaattatttttttaaaaaaattaaaatgacacaattttaatttatttttttaaaatatcaaaaccatgtaattttaacatgtttaatCCTTAACCCCAGTCTTGGACCAGATCATAGTCCTGGGAGCCTATCATTCACCTCCTTCATGAGCCTATCATTCACTCAACCATGAGTCAGTGGCACCATTTTTGCAAACCATCATGCAAAACACAgaagttaaagtatttatatCCAAAAATAGATAGTATTCACCTTCTTACTATTAGCAATTATACAGCAGCTTCAGCAGACTCCAGCCGCAGCTCCACAGCAACAAGCAAAACCtatgcagcagcagcaggagaCATCACAGCTTCTTCATCCCCGCCAGCAATCTTCATCAACACCTATTACGCCAACATCTAAGATTGTAGGGAAAACACCCCAACGGCTACTCCAGAGAGTCCAACAGCTACTTCACTTCAAGATGGTAACTCACTATACATGGAAACTATAGCTGGATGCAGGATGCAGATCAAGACAAATCAGCCTCCATAAATAAAGAATTCTGTAACTATGGAAGGATATTTTGAATCCTATAGCTATGGAAAGTCAATAATTACTcgttttatttatataacaaGCAATGTAATAACCTGAAGAATAACTTAActagttagattttaaatttgttcatgttttttaatggttaGAAGTTTGAGTTCTTTCAGAGCTACTGAagatttacatggtcattaacttaaagacccgtaaaattaatcgagatacgtgCAAACTAACCcaaacattcatattaataaaaataaattttatccgagaaaaacaaaaccaaagtctTTCCTCATCAACTGTCATTCTAATTTTTCTCTCTTACATAATGCTCACTTTGGAGCTACCTTAGGTGGAAACTCTCTGCTTTCTCTCCAATCTTTTGTACGAAAGAGATTTCTTTGAgagaaagagatttttttttgagagagaCTAATCTTTTGTCTTAGAAATAAGGAGAGCCAGTCAATACCAAGTGGTTATTCAAGTGAAAAGAATCAAGAAATGGGTTTTGTTTcagagaaggaagaagagaatcaCTCTCTATCCATGGGAAGCAATACCAAAGCTTCTTTAATGGGTGGTTCTTGGTGGTGGCAAAATGTGAAGCCATTTGTGAGTGGTGGATCAGCAGCATTACTAACAGAACTACAGTTTCTCTTGGTGGAATCTGCTATCTATTACCTTCGAAGTTATGAAAAG from the Populus nigra chromosome 1, ddPopNigr1.1, whole genome shotgun sequence genome contains:
- the LOC133703647 gene encoding uncharacterized protein LOC133703647 produces the protein MGFVSEKEEENHSLSMGSNTKASLMGGSWWWQNVKPFVSGGSAALLTELQFLLVESAIYYLRSYEKESAAKAFKQLPHLQNLKDFDQKGHCCQSWYTSSIHQEACICRNCWSMRGCSNSYSLLSCGD